The Malus domestica chromosome 10, GDT2T_hap1 nucleotide sequence GAGAGCTATGAAAGGAAGACCTAAAATAATTGGGTCTGaaatgttttttattaaaacaaatggagttttcaaacaagcattgTTTCGACAAATATGAGCTTTTggaatttcatattttaattgcatTGACGTGGCAACACTAAgcatttctattgatttatgAAAATACTGAGTAGGAATTAGTCCTTTTTTAATACAATTCAAGTCTGCTCCTGAGTCAATCAAAGCAATTGTTTCTAAGTGAAaatcttcaattattattttaattttagaataCCATTTCTAGATTCTTATCTTATCTAATAATCCTAATATTAAACcttttgttgatttttcttCAGACTGAGAATCTGAATTGTGACTTGAGGAAGAACTATCGTGTCCTTCATCATTATTGTTGACAAGTGTTTGTGTTTGAATCCTACTGAGATGTGTACGGATTTCTAGGTTTTCTGATTTTAGAAACCTAATTTCATCTTTGATTTTGTTGATTTCTCTTTGTAAATCTTTAACTGTAATTTCTTTCTTGGATTTATTAAATCGCTCCAAGGTTGTGTTAAggcttattttttgggaaacttgGGGTTAACTGGTATTGGCTTCATTTTGGGAGACTAATTTCTTAAGCTTTTGTAAGTAGAACGATTTCAATTATGGATCATCTACTTTACTGATTAAATCGATAAGAAAATTTTCTGTTCTTCTTGTTTATTAAGGACTGAAATCTTTTTACAACAAGTATCAATGCATCCTATTTTAATGTCGGGGGATGAAAGACTACTTGAGGAATTGTTGGAAGAAGAGGAATTAGTACTTAAATCATTTTCAGATTGACTATGGTCTGTGTCCCTTAATTCTAAGACTTGAATTAGCTGTAGTTTCTCTTCTTCAAAGATTTTCAGCTGGCTGATTATTTTCTTAACACAACATTTATCTGCATAATGACCGAATTTGCCATACTTGTagcaatttctcttttgttcttgaTTTTTGGAGTGAAATTTTCCTGAAGGTTTCCTCTTCCACTTGCTGGACTTGAGTTTGTcataaaatttatttgtttcaaaattcttgtttttgaatttgttatatTTGGGATGTTTCCTACTAGAATACCTATTTGGGTGTCTATTTGGATACCTATCGTAGGCttctgattttttctttttgctggaTGGAGCAATAGGAGGTAATTCGTATTGTTCACAAAatgttcctaattcatatttggCTATTGATTTGTctttatttacttgttttgaaattttcatatcaataCACATTTTCAATCCTTCCTTCtggataatattaataatatttccATAAGTAAAGGTATGATATGGTATGATGCCTTCGTCGTTGACTAAAACATTCCTAATTTTATGGGCAAAAAGGTTTGGTAATCCATGgatgaatttttctttccaaaatggttgattactatcttctcTAAGGATGACTCTGGACATGAAAACGTCTTTGTACCACCTGAAATCGCTTCAGGTTGGACATCTTAGATTGCTAAGTTGGTCATGAATTCTGGAAGTGACATAATTGGGTGTACCTATGAAATGTTCTGTGATGGTAAAGAGTAAAGTGTTGCTTGCATCTGGGACTCCTTGTCATATATGCTCATCAAAGATGGGCGTTCCATCTTCATCCTTATTAACTGCATGTTTAATTTCATTTCGTGATTGTTCATTGAGATGTTTTTCCCACCATAAATGAAGCATTCCTGTGAATCCAGTGATCAAAAGGTCGACAACTTGGGTTTGGCTAAGATTATGATTGGTAATATAACTATTAGCAACCATAGAGATGtgttgtaatttatttaaaagtTATTGTTCTGATAACCCATCTATATTCCATTCATATAGTTTATTAGCCAAAACTGAGAATTAATTTTGGATGTTTCGTTCCTCAAATTGAATATCCGGAGGTGTTGGTATCGGATACCAATTTTTGGTAAGAGTTGTTTAGTTGACTCGTTTATTTGTGATCCTTTTGAGTTCAAGGTTTTGAAAAGCATGTTCTACTTTCCTAATGGAGTCTGTTTTGGTTTCATTTTCTAAATCCCATATTGTAGATATTGTTTCTACACGAGATTGTTCTGGATGTTGTaaaacactgactattttttCTTGCTTTAATTCTTGTAACATTTGGTCTATTTTTTGACTTGTGGAAATGGTTTTCAAAGCGATTGTGCTAGAAGAAGACTCTGGAAAGTTGACTAAAGGTTTTTCCCTAAGTGTGAGTTTTGGTTGGGAAAGTTTGTCTATTTTTGTTTCGATTTTGTCTAACCGTTTTCCTATGGTGTGTAAACTCTGGTTtgtgaaattgttttgttcGATGACTGGCTTGACTCCTACATCTTCTTTAGGAAGTTTGAAAGGAGTAGTTGGTATTTGGGTGTTTGCAGTGGAAATTAAAATAGTTTCTCGTGGGGGATGACTAGAGGAAACTAAGGTTTTATCTTCTTTGACCCAATTTCTTTGGTGATGACCTCtaatttgttttcaaattcataatACTTTTCAACAAAGTcgaagaaaaatacttcaaatttGTGTTTTTCCATGAAATTGGTCCACTTATTGTAATTGtccaatttttgttcttttgtataCTTATTACGAAAAATGTCCCTACGGGGAATATTTTCTATAGCTTCAATGTCAGCATTGAGTTTCTTCCATCGAATCTTGAATGGTTTATTTAAGACTAGTAATTGATGGTTGACTTGACTTTTTTCAAAGTCTGAAGCTGTTAGAGAAGTTTGTTCTCCTTGATTTTGGGTATTGGGTTGATAAACGAGATGAGTGGCTTGAGAAGttgtttctattgattttagcTTGATATTAATCAAGTCATTGATTAATTCTTGCTGAGTAACAGTCGAGCTTGTTTCAACTgcctttaattttttgttaattaatcaattgaTTAAATCTTGGTCTTGACCCATCATAATGGCATATGTGGATCCAGAAAAAGAATTCCTACTGGGTGTTAAGGATTTGTGTGACTGGGGAAATTCTTGTAGTTGAGGCATTTGATTTTCTGGTTGGTCGGTCAAAGTTGATTTTAACTGTTCCATCAAAATATTGTTCTATGTTGTCTAGATTGACTAGACTATTTTGAATATTAACTGGTTTGCTTTCGTTAATCAAATACCAATCTGAAGGTAGACTGATATCTGACCATCTAATGGTTCTGGGTATTTTGATGTTAGCATATTCTTGGTTTGTTTGGATTAAGAGTGTATGGTCTCTAGGACTTTTGACTAAGGCTTGGAAATTCATGTTTGTTAACCTTGTAATAGACTCTAAAAATTAGAGCTAATGGTTGGACCCCTTCAAGGACTTGGTACCTTGAAGTTTTTATGTTTAACGTGAGTGCTTTCAGCATGTGAGGGTCTGAAAGGCTTATTGTGAGATCTGGGAAACAATCAAAATGAATTGGTCCGTTATAAAAACTTGACTCAACCATTCCAAGAATACTATCACTAAAATCAGTGAATCTAGCATCTCAGAGACATAGCAAGATAGAGGTATTTAGACCTCTCCTTGTTAATGGTGTAACTGCAATTTGGACTAGGCCTATGTGAATGTAATTGTAACCATCTTTTCTATGGGTTCTAATTTGTTCCGGCATGAATAATTGACAAGTTTCATGTTCTTTGCTAAGAGCATAtgctttttcaaatgttttgaCATGGTGTTCATTTCTAAAAGAGGCTACTGACCATTTCTTTTTATAGATGTTTTTACTAGAAACCTTGGGAatattccaatctccaaagtCGACACTGTCATCTGTCTAAAATTCTAGTTTTTGTTCTTCACTTACTACATCTGGAATTGTTCCTAGATTGGACCTAGAGCTAGCGCTAGCCATTGAATTAGATCTAAATAATCTACTCATATTTCTCAAAATACAGACTTACAAAACAGAAATCCTATCGGCTTACCTTCCTTGAGTATTTGCTAAACTCCCTCTCCGCTCATGCGATCCGCTCATGCCAATCCTATGGACTTATTGTTTGGAACACGCCTTAATGTTTGGGTTGAGAGTTAAATAAGACAGCTTAGAAGGTGAATCAAACAAGATAAACTTAATTGAAAGCTGGAAAATGAACAATAAAGATGATTaaataaatgaacaaagaaagatgattttatatatatatatatatagggtttgACAAAACCCATATGAGACGAATTCCTAAAATAATTACCATAAAAATTTACCTTCTTGCAATTACGGAGAAGATTCTAAATTAACTAAATGTTCTAACAAgaacaaataattatatattatacacATCTACCAAACATATCGATGGAACATCTTGTtacttaacaaagaaaataagatgTCTGAGACTCTGAACCTTCCTAAAAGGTGAGAGTGAGCACAGAACTTGTGTGCTCGATCGATCTTGATGATGAAGATTTTGTGTCCACTAGAAAATGTTAGAAAGGACGCTAGGATCAGAGAGAAGAATAAAGGGAAAGTCGATAAGCGAGGGTGAGGGTTTACGGGTAAGTCAATGGATGTCTAGGTAGAGTGGGGTTTTCATGTGCTGTGTGTAGTGATTTTTTTAGAAGGATAATGCCAaacttttaaaccaaattttgcaaaccaaatgatgtatcATCAATAGGAgttaagcatgttaatcaacacataAGTAATAATCCAACCATAAACAACCGTGTCATTtggtttataaaatttggttcctTGGCATTATTCTTCTCAAAAGTTCAGAATTTAATATAATGGTTGGAGTGATTGCTTGAGATCTATGTCTCACTAAAGATGAAAACcaaaagttttcaaaattttcaacttcACTACATACCAAAcaaatttttgggttttaatgaaaattattCTTATAGATGTAAGTACAGTTGCATATAACTGAAATATATGAGATAAAGGAATTGATCATCATCATAAAGTGCATTAAACATTGATTAAGCATTGCCCTTCTATTCCTAATGGATTTGAGCCTTGTTGTCGTCACCAAAACCATGATCAGCTTGCTTAGTCTTGTTAAGCAGGGCATTGGCTTCTCTCCACTTGTGGTATTTACCAAACAAGACCTCCATATCTTCAAGGGATCGACCCTGCGTTTCTGGATACAACGTATAAAAGAAAACCCAACTAAGCGCAGCAATTCCCGCATAAAGAAAGAAGGCCCCTCCAATCGTGATGGCCTTATACAATGAAATAAAAGTCATCGAGATAACCCCGCTCGTCACCCTGTTTACGGCCACCCCCATACTGCACCCTTGCGCACGCAACTGCAACGGAAAAATCTCAGAACTATAGACCCACGTGATGGGTCCCAACCCAATGGAGAAAAAAGCAACGATGAATAGTACCATGGCGATGCACAACCCGACGGCCCATGGGACCTTGCTGTGGGATTGATCAATGACCGTAAGACCTACACCGAGCAGCGTAAAAGAAACTACCATTCCACCCACGCTGCTCAAAAGCAAAATACGACGTCCAAACCGATCAACTTGAAATGTTGCCACCAAGATTGCAATGGTCTTGACAAATCCAACAGCCACGGTTGCAAGTAACTTGTCATTGTAAGAACTGATTCCCGCCTTCTCGAAGATCCTGGGGCTGTACAAAACCACAGAGTCTGTGCCCGACAATTGTTGAAAGAAGTGGATACCAAGGGCTGCTATTAAAATGTGGCGAACGGCCGGCGTGGGTCGGAGGAGCAATTCCTTCCATATACCTTCACCTTGGCTACGTTTAGAAACCTGAACAACCTCATCCTTTGAGTCTTTGGGGATTCCTGCAACTTCTTTAATCTCGTCTAGTCTGAGCTGCGATTCCTCTTCAGAAGTTGATGTTTTATTTAGTACTCGCTTGGCGTCTCCGAGTCTCCCTTGCATGACGAGCCAGCGTGGTGACTCGGGCATGGCTAAAACGCCGAGGGCAAGAAAAACTGAGGGAATTGCGCCGATACCGAGCATGATCCTCCAGTTCAAGTGGATTGGGAGCTTGGCAAAGGCAAAGTTGGATACGTACCCCAGTAATATACCAACGTTAACAAACACCTACATATTTTCAAAATGATCAATTCTATTAATATAAACTCCACCAGCATGCATGTGAGATACACTAATGTTAATTTCCACACCATTAGTATTTTTCacacacctcttgttaatttccaTCTTTTGATATTATTTAGTTCATTTGATCTTGTGGTCGAAAATTCAGAGGGTGTATGGAAAGTAAAACATGGTGTGGATAGCGCCACCCAGTTTAATTTTTCAGGAAAATTCTAGGGTGACCGCATTTTATGTGACATTTGTGCACTATCTAATGTGGCAAGTGATGTGTACCTGTCATTGAATGTTGGTTGTCTACGTCACCTGCCACATGAGATGATACACTAATGTGCTATGAATATCTTGGTCACCCTAGCATTATTTTTTGGATGGTGCTATTCACACTCTTTTTTACCATCTCACACATTCTCTCAATTTTTGaccgtcggatcgaatgaattgaagaagaccagtggacaaaaattaacaagagtgcGTGGGAGgtaaaaaaggtgtgtgaatagcactccCCTACTTTTTACGAGGAAATTGTTAGAAtatcacatttttttaccatatttttatacctTCGAACGTGGCAAGTGATGGTTTAAATGCCACatcaattaatgaatttatctTATTGAATGTTCATTGTATGCACTACGTGTCACATGGGATGATACAAAAATGTGATATAAATATATGGTCTCGCAAGCATAACTTTTTTCAAATACTTAGATGCTTAAATTTATGTAAACATATTACCTTGGCTAATAACAAAAATAGTTACTGTATTATATGATAATATAATGTGGTAATGAAACAAACCTCGGGGAAAGATGTGAGGAAGCCACGAAACGAGGCTGGAGAGATCTCGGCGGTGTAGACAGGAGCTATCATAAGAGCATAGCCAACTCCAACTCCGGCAATGAATCTACCGAACATGAGGAAGGCGTAGTTCGGGGCAAAACCCATGAGGAGAGCTCCAATAAAGAAGATTGTTCCGGCAAGTACTATGGTGTACCGGCGTCCAATCCAGTCAGAGGTTTTACCGGCCAAGGCGGAGCCAATGAGAGAGTATATGTTCAAGGTACCATTAAGAACTTCG carries:
- the LOC103408056 gene encoding polyol transporter 5-like, producing MADQAADNNVVSGQPQNSIADFDPPTKPKTKKFAVACAVLASMTSILLGYDIGVMSGASLFIKENLNISDVQVEVLNGTLNIYSLIGSALAGKTSDWIGRRYTIVLAGTIFFIGALLMGFAPNYAFLMFGRFIAGVGVGYALMIAPVYTAEISPASFRGFLTSFPEVFVNVGILLGYVSNFAFAKLPIHLNWRIMLGIGAIPSVFLALGVLAMPESPRWLVMQGRLGDAKRVLNKTSTSEEESQLRLDEIKEVAGIPKDSKDEVVQVSKRSQGEGIWKELLLRPTPAVRHILIAALGIHFFQQLSGTDSVVLYSPRIFEKAGISSYNDKLLATVAVGFVKTIAILVATFQVDRFGRRILLLSSVGGMVVSFTLLGVGLTVIDQSHSKVPWAVGLCIAMVLFIVAFFSIGLGPITWVYSSEIFPLQLRAQGCSMGVAVNRVTSGVISMTFISLYKAITIGGAFFLYAGIAALSWVFFYTLYPETQGRSLEDMEVLFGKYHKWREANALLNKTKQADHGFGDDNKAQIH